Part of the Pyxidicoccus trucidator genome is shown below.
GGACCGAGAGAACGAGGGTGACCTCATCATGGCGGCGGAGAAGGTGACGCCCGAGCACCTCGCCTTCATGGTCCGCCACACCAGCGGCATCGTCTGCCAGCCCATGCTGGCCGAGCGGCTGGACGCGCTCCGCCTGCCGCAGATGGTGGCGGACAACACCGAGTCCCACCGCACCGCCTTCACCGTCTCCGTGGACTTCCGGCACGGCACCACCACCGGCGTGTCGGCGGCGGACCGCGCGAAGACCATCCGCGCGCTGGTGGACCCGAACAGCAAGGCGGACGACTTCCTGCGCCCCGGCCACATCTTCCCGCTGCGCTACCGCGAGGGCGGCGTCCTGCGCCGCGCCGGCCACACCGAGGCAACGGTGGACCTCTCCCGCCTCGCGGGCCTGGAGCCCTCCGGCATCCTCTGCGAGCTGGTGAAGGACGACGGCACCATGATGCGGATGCCGGACCTGATGACCTTCTCCCGCGAGCACAAGCTGGCGGTCATCACCATCGCCGACCTCATCGAGCACCGCCGCCGCAAGGACCGGCTGGTGCGCCGCGAGCCCGGCCAGCACACCGTCACCACCCGCTACGGCGAGTTCACCGCCCTCACCTACACGTGGCTGCCGGACGGCGTGAAGTCGCTGGTGCTCGTGAAGGGCGACCCCGCGGCCCGCCCCAGCACGCTGGTGCGGCTGCATGCCGCGTGCGCCCTGGGCGACGTGTTCGGCTCGCCGTCCTGCAACTGCAACGTGCTGCTGGACCAGTCGCTCGCCCGCATCGCCCGTGAGGGCAACGGCGTCCTCGTCTACCTGCCCGGCATGCACGGCGACGACTTCGGCATCAACCACAAGCGCAACACCGACGGCAGCAGCGGCCCGACGAGGGGCCCGCAGGAGTCGCGCGACCTGGGCATGGGCTGCCAGATCCTCAACGACCTGGGCGTGCGCTCGCTCCAGGTGATGACCAACACGGACATCACCTATCGCGGCCTCGCGGGCTTCGGCCTCACCATCGACAAGCGCGTGCCGCTGCTCGCCGACTGACGGAACCTCAGCCCAGGTCCGCCAGCGCTTTCCGGACCGCGTCCAGGTTCGCGGGCAGCTCCACCGGGGGATTCGCGTAGCGGCTCGTCACGTCCGCCAGCGCACTCCGGTGGTAGCCCACCTTGAAGTCCGCGAACTTCAGCCCGTGCGCGGTGGCCACCACCGCCACGCTCGCGCCCTTCGCGATGACGCCCTGG
Proteins encoded:
- the ribB gene encoding 3,4-dihydroxy-2-butanone-4-phosphate synthase encodes the protein MQPSRRTDPSMSHDTQLSSIEDAIRDIRDGKFVIVADDEDRENEGDLIMAAEKVTPEHLAFMVRHTSGIVCQPMLAERLDALRLPQMVADNTESHRTAFTVSVDFRHGTTTGVSAADRAKTIRALVDPNSKADDFLRPGHIFPLRYREGGVLRRAGHTEATVDLSRLAGLEPSGILCELVKDDGTMMRMPDLMTFSREHKLAVITIADLIEHRRRKDRLVRREPGQHTVTTRYGEFTALTYTWLPDGVKSLVLVKGDPAARPSTLVRLHAACALGDVFGSPSCNCNVLLDQSLARIAREGNGVLVYLPGMHGDDFGINHKRNTDGSSGPTRGPQESRDLGMGCQILNDLGVRSLQVMTNTDITYRGLAGFGLTIDKRVPLLAD